From a region of the Actinomadura luzonensis genome:
- a CDS encoding DUF58 domain-containing protein gives MDAARWSGVLTPLGWGTLAGSIVLYAAGFALGYPEPVVLATGGLLALAAALAWTAPRPRLDVRREVTPLKVPRGEAAVAVLTVANLGRRGLSGLRAQDRIGAAEHTVELPRLPRNGVRTVSYPLPTGVRGEIPVGPLVVVRADPFGLTRRVRPYGSPATLLVRPRTVPLPVPPSGRAHHLEGPTSDNAPSGTVTFHTLREYVVGDDLRHVHWRSSARTGTLMVRQLIDASLPTTTVVLDTRGELSELAVDAAASVAVAAARAGFPVRVITGDGPLPDARPDAEAVLDRLAVVGGTAAGVGEALRLARGGGSLVLVTADPAEAGRVAGVRRRFDRVICVYVGAAPVAVPGVTLLPVTTLDALPPLWGSR, from the coding sequence GTGGACGCCGCGCGGTGGAGCGGCGTGCTCACCCCGCTCGGGTGGGGCACGCTGGCCGGGTCGATCGTCCTGTACGCGGCCGGGTTCGCCCTCGGCTACCCCGAGCCCGTCGTGCTGGCCACCGGCGGGCTGCTCGCGCTGGCCGCCGCGCTCGCCTGGACCGCGCCCCGGCCCCGGCTGGACGTCCGGCGCGAGGTGACGCCGCTCAAGGTGCCGCGCGGCGAGGCCGCCGTGGCCGTGCTCACCGTCGCCAACCTCGGCCGCCGCGGCCTGTCCGGCCTGCGCGCCCAGGACCGCATCGGCGCCGCCGAGCACACGGTCGAGCTGCCCCGGCTGCCCAGGAACGGGGTCCGCACCGTGTCGTACCCGCTGCCCACCGGCGTGCGCGGCGAGATCCCGGTCGGGCCGCTCGTCGTGGTCCGGGCCGACCCGTTCGGGCTGACCCGCCGGGTGCGCCCGTACGGCAGCCCGGCGACGCTGCTGGTGCGGCCCCGCACCGTGCCGCTCCCCGTGCCCCCGTCCGGCCGGGCCCACCACCTGGAGGGCCCGACCAGCGACAACGCGCCCAGCGGCACCGTCACCTTCCACACGCTGCGCGAGTACGTCGTCGGCGACGACCTCCGGCACGTGCACTGGCGCTCGAGCGCCCGCACCGGCACGCTCATGGTGCGCCAGCTCATCGACGCCAGCCTGCCCACCACGACCGTGGTGCTCGACACCCGGGGCGAGCTGTCCGAGCTGGCCGTGGACGCCGCCGCCTCGGTCGCCGTCGCCGCCGCCCGCGCCGGGTTCCCGGTGCGGGTGATCACCGGCGACGGGCCGCTGCCGGACGCCAGGCCCGACGCGGAGGCCGTCCTGGACCGGCTGGCCGTCGTCGGCGGCACGGCGGCGGGCGTCGGCGAGGCGCTGCGGCTCGCGCGCGGCGGCGGGTCGCTCGTGCTCGTCACCGCCGACCCGGCGGAGGCGGGGCGGGTCGCGGGCGTGCGCCGCCGCTTCGACCGGGTCATCTGCGTGTACGTGGGCGCGGCGCCGGTCGCCGTCCCCGGCGTGACCCTGCTGCCCGTCACCACGCTCGACGCCCTCCCGCCGCTCTGGGGCTCCCGATGA